The following nucleotide sequence is from Gymnodinialimonas phycosphaerae.
GGCGGTCGGTGCTGCTTAATGTGGGCGCAAGGGATGGTATTCTGGATGGATGGGCCACGATGGACGGCTTGGGCGTCGTGGGGCGGATCTCGGGCGTTGGAGACCGGACGGCGCGGGTCCTGCTGCTGACGGACGCGGCCAGCCGCATTCCGGTGACGATCATGCCGTCCGGGCAACAGGCGCTGTTGATGGGGGACAACACCGGGACGCCGATCCTCGATTTCATCGACGATGAGCAGGATGTGGCGGCGGGCGACCGGATCGTGACCTCGGGCGATGGCGGGCTGTTCCCGCCGGGCCTCTTGGTGGGTCAGGTCGTATTCACGTCGGATGGACAGATGCGCGCGCGCCTGTCGGCGGACCTGCAACGCCTGAACTTCATGCGAGTAATGCGCAGCCACCCCGGCACGACGCTGGAAAGCCCCGCCGACCTGATCGGCCCGCCCTGGCCGCCCGAGGGGATGCGGCTGGACGAGGACGGCATTCTCGTCCCGCTTGAGACGGCGCGGGGACTGGCGCCGAGCCCAAGCGAATGAGCGCGCTTTCCGCCCGACACATCTGGACCTACCGGGCCGTCTTCTTTGGTCTGTGCCTCGGCGTCATCACGCTGAAGCTGCTGCCCCTGAACCTTGCCGCCAGCGGCATCCCAGGCCCCGATGTCCTTGTGCTTTTGACGTTTGCTTGGATGGTGCGCCAGCCCTTGCTGGTGCCCATCGGGCTGTTGCTGGTGGTCTTCCTACTGGCCGATTTCCTGTTCATGCGCCCGCCGGGCCTATGGACGGCGCTGCTTCTGATCGCCGCCGAAAGCCTGCGTCGCCGCCGCCTGACCATGACCGAGCTGCCGTTCCTGGTGGAATGGGGCACCGTGGCGGTGCTGATCATGGGTATGGTTTTGCTCAACCGGGTGATCTTATGGATGCTGCTGGTAGATCTGAACTCATTGGGTCTTACGTTGGCTCATGGGATTGTGACCATCGCAACCTATCCGATTATCGTTGCCATCTCGAAATTCGTTTTCCGAGTCCGTAAGCTAGGTCCGACCGAGCTCGAGGCGTTGTAAGGGCAAATCATGAAGCGCACCGCCAAGGAAATGGAGGATAGCGCCCGCCAGATCGGGCGGCGCAGTCTCATCGTCGGGGGCCTCTTTGGGGGTACGGCGGCTGTGCTGGCCGGGCGGATGCGGTATTTGCAGGTCGAGCGGGCCGATGATTTTCGCCTGCTCGCCGAGGACAATCGCATCTCTATCCGGGTGTTGCCGCCTGAGCGGGGGTTGATCTTCGACCGCACCGGCGTGCTTCTGGCAGGCAATGAGCCAGTCTATCGCATCACCTTCGTGCGCGAAGATTCCGACGACGTGGACGCAGTGCTGGAGCGTCTGAGCCAAATCGTGACGTTGGACATGCGGGCGTTGGAGCGGACGCGGGAAGAGATCTTCGCCGTGCGCCCCTGGGTCCCGGTGACCATCGCGGATCGTTTGAGTTGGGAAGAGATGTCCTCGGTCGCGGTGAACGCCCCTGCCCTGCCCGGCGTGAACCCCGAGGTCGGCTTGTCGCGCGCCTATCCGATGGGCGCCGATTTCGCCCATGTCGTGGGTTACGTGCGCAACGTTCCAGACGGCTACCGCGATGCCACGGGCGACACGGACCCGGTCCTCAGCATCCCCGACTTCCAGGTCGGCCTGCTCAACGTCGAGGAGGGTCTGGAAGCAAACCTGAGGGGCAGCGCAGGCACCAAGCGGGTGGAAGTCAACGCCAACGGCCGCGTGATGCGAGAACTTGACCGCGACCCCGCAATTGCAGGCGATGACGTGCAACTGACCGTCGATGCGGGCCTACAAAACTACGTCGAAGCGCGGCTGACCGGGGAAAGTGCCGGTGCCGTGGTGATGGATTGCCAGACCGGTGACATCCTGGCGCTGGCCTCGGCGCCCACCTATGACCCTTCGATCTTCACACGGCCCCTGTCGGCCACGATCTACAACGGCTTGCTGAACGACCCCTACCGCCCGCTGGCGAACAAATCGACCCAAGGCCTTTATCCCCCCGGATCGACCTACAAGATGGTCGTGGCCCTCGCGGCACTGGAGGGCGGGTTCATTACCCCGGAAGAGACCGTGAATTGCCCGGGTTTCATGGAGATCGGCAACCGCCGCTTCCACTGCTGGCGACGTAGCGGCCATGGGCGGATGAACCTTGCCGAGAGCCTTTCGCAGTCGTGCGACGTTTATTATTACGAGTTGGCCCAACGGGTGGGGATCGAGAATATCTCGGCCATGGCGATCCGCCTGGGTTGTGGCGTACGCCACGATCTGCCGCTCTCCTCCATCGCGCAGGGACTTGCCCCCACGATGGATTGGAAGCGCCAGCGGTACGAGCAGGATTGGGTCGTCGGCGATACGCTCAACGCCTCCATCGGGCAGGGCTTTGTGCTGTCCTCCCCCTTGCACCTGGCGGTGATGACGGCGCGGATTGCTTCGGGCAAGGCGCTGGAGCCGTCGCTTGTACGCTCGATCAATGGTGTGCCGCAAAGGCCCGGCACCGCGCCTGATCTGGGCATAGACCCTGCGCATCTGGCGCTGGTCCACGAAGGCATGTGGCGCGTCAGCAACCATGCGCGCGGCACAGCCTACCGCAGTCGTGTCATGGGTGACGAATTCACCATTGCGGGCAAGACCGGCACCAGCCAGGTGCGTAACATCACCGCCGCCGAGCGCGCCGCAGGCGTGATCAGCAACGCCGACCTTCCGTGGGAGCGGCGTGACCATGCGCTGTTCGTAGGCTATGCGCCCGCCAACAACCCGCGCTACGCCGTCTCGGTCATCGTGGAACATGGCGGCGGCGGGTCCGTCGCGGCGGCCCCCATCGGCCGCGACGTACTGTTGCGCGCGC
It contains:
- the mreC gene encoding rod shape-determining protein MreC, producing the protein MARDNYDDSYSRPVRRLLLAVLVLFLLALVLVWRIDNPRVERIRAAIIDRYVPNMEWVMAPVSGIARMAEDFQSYARLFEQNQELRRELQQMRAWREAALQLEQENARLLDLNRVQLDPELTFVTGIVLADSGSPFRRSVLLNVGARDGILDGWATMDGLGVVGRISGVGDRTARVLLLTDAASRIPVTIMPSGQQALLMGDNTGTPILDFIDDEQDVAAGDRIVTSGDGGLFPPGLLVGQVVFTSDGQMRARLSADLQRLNFMRVMRSHPGTTLESPADLIGPPWPPEGMRLDEDGILVPLETARGLAPSPSE
- the mrdA gene encoding penicillin-binding protein 2, which codes for MKRTAKEMEDSARQIGRRSLIVGGLFGGTAAVLAGRMRYLQVERADDFRLLAEDNRISIRVLPPERGLIFDRTGVLLAGNEPVYRITFVREDSDDVDAVLERLSQIVTLDMRALERTREEIFAVRPWVPVTIADRLSWEEMSSVAVNAPALPGVNPEVGLSRAYPMGADFAHVVGYVRNVPDGYRDATGDTDPVLSIPDFQVGLLNVEEGLEANLRGSAGTKRVEVNANGRVMRELDRDPAIAGDDVQLTVDAGLQNYVEARLTGESAGAVVMDCQTGDILALASAPTYDPSIFTRPLSATIYNGLLNDPYRPLANKSTQGLYPPGSTYKMVVALAALEGGFITPEETVNCPGFMEIGNRRFHCWRRSGHGRMNLAESLSQSCDVYYYELAQRVGIENISAMAIRLGCGVRHDLPLSSIAQGLAPTMDWKRQRYEQDWVVGDTLNASIGQGFVLSSPLHLAVMTARIASGKALEPSLVRSINGVPQRPGTAPDLGIDPAHLALVHEGMWRVSNHARGTAYRSRVMGDEFTIAGKTGTSQVRNITAAERAAGVISNADLPWERRDHALFVGYAPANNPRYAVSVIVEHGGGGSVAAAPIGRDVLLRAQVGDVPPPELYPVSQRRDIQRMHESLPILESPPVPSGREPSRA